From one Bos indicus isolate NIAB-ARS_2022 breed Sahiwal x Tharparkar chromosome 16, NIAB-ARS_B.indTharparkar_mat_pri_1.0, whole genome shotgun sequence genomic stretch:
- the LOC109570141 gene encoding LOW QUALITY PROTEIN: homeobox and leucine zipper protein Homez-like (The sequence of the model RefSeq protein was modified relative to this genomic sequence to represent the inferred CDS: substituted 1 base at 1 genomic stop codon), whose translation MVRGWEPPPGLDCRRPPGEMPPSPVLPPEQVGLGIVPLTLSEPTQMKGLKVEPEESLSHQKAKEPLMVPGSGAFPHQSQFWQDHQCSGLSKEQAGRCPDQSHSLATASWNHATAVHQPRARDKPQSISLLASSCKKESASNVTPPSSTSSSFQGLANGAPATSKPLQPLGCAPQPLSPNEQALPPQLEPAWPQGLRHNSASGRVGPAEYLSPDMQRQRKTKRKTKEQLAILKSFFLQCQWARREDYHKLEQITGLPRPEIIQXFGDTRYALKHGQLKWFRDNAVPGASSFQDPAVPTPPPSTRSLNEWAETPPLPNPPPPPDIRPLEWYWATHQQLRESDIPQLSQASRLSTQQVLDWFDSRLPEPAEVVVCLDEEEEEEEEELPEDGEEEEEEDDDDDDDDVIIQD comes from the coding sequence ATGGTGCGAGGCTGGGAGCCGCCGCCCGGGCTGGACTGCAGGCGGCCGCCAGGGGAAATGCCTCCTTCTCCTGTGCTACCTCCGGAACAAGTTGGTCTTGGAATAGTGCCcctgactcttagcgagcccacCCAGATGAAAGGATTGAAGGTAGAGCCTGAGGAgtcactgagtcaccagaaagCAAAGGAGCCCTTGATGGTACCTGGCAGTGGGGCATTTCCCCACCAATCACAATTTTGGCAGGATCATCAATGCAGTGGCCTCTCCAAGGAGCAGGCAGGCAGGTGTCCCGACCAGTCACACAGCCTAGCTACTGCTTCCTGGAACCACGCCACAGCTGTCCACCAGCCCCGTGCTCGGGATAAGCCTCAATCCATCTCATTACTTGCCAGTAGTTGTAAGAAGGAGTCAGCATCTAATGTGACTCCTCCTTCCTCTACCTCTTCCTCTTTCCAGGGACTGGCTAATGGAGCTCCTGCCACCTCTAAGCCCCTTCAGCCACTGGGCTGTGCCCCACAACCATTGTCACCCAATGAACAGGCACTACCCCCACAGCTGGAGCCAGCCTGGCCCCAGGGGCTAAGGCATAACTCAGCATCAGGTAGGGTTGGCCCTGCAGAGTATCTTTCCCCAGACATGCAACGCCAGCGAAAGACCAAGCGCAAAACCAAAGAGCAGTTGGCTATCCTCAAATCGTTTTTTCTACAGTGCCAATGGGCACGGCGAGAGGATTACCATAAATTAGAGCAGATCACTGGTTTACCTCGGCCTGAGATTATTCAGTGATTTGGTGACACACGCTATGCCTTGAAGCATGGGCAACTAAAGTGGTTTCGGGACAATGCAGTACCTGGTGCCTCTAGTTTCCAGGATCCAGCAGTTCCCACACCACCACCTTCAACCCGCTCCTTGAATGAATGGGCTGAGACACCGCCTCTGCcaaatcccccacccccaccggaTATACGACCCTTGGAGTGGTACTGGGCAACCCACCAACAGCTCCGGGAAAGTGATATCCCTCAACTGAGTCAGGCATCAAGGCTTAGCACCCAGCAGGTACTGGATTGGTTTGACTCTCGATTACCTGAGCCAGCTGAAGTGGTGGTCTGTCTagatgaagaggaggaagaggaggaggaggaactgccagaagatggtgaagaggaggaggaggaggacgacgACGATGATGACGATGATGTGATCATCCAGGACTga